One stretch of Zhihengliuella flava DNA includes these proteins:
- a CDS encoding DNA cytosine methyltransferase gives MRHAELCAGYGGLGLAVERAFGSKLAWYSEFEDAPSQVMAEHWPDVPNHGDMTKIDWTTVEPVDIVSGGTPCQDLSHAGRRAGMSEGTRSNLWVQMREAIATVKPTYVVWENVRGAYSAKATSASDLEPREGSLGNGGGRISSGTRTCTRRLGRPRV, from the coding sequence ATGAGACACGCTGAATTGTGCGCCGGGTACGGCGGCCTGGGTCTCGCCGTGGAACGAGCTTTCGGATCCAAGCTCGCATGGTACTCCGAATTCGAGGATGCCCCGTCACAGGTCATGGCCGAGCACTGGCCGGACGTCCCGAACCACGGGGACATGACCAAAATCGACTGGACCACCGTAGAACCGGTGGACATCGTCAGTGGCGGTACACCCTGCCAGGACCTCAGCCATGCTGGCCGACGCGCCGGAATGAGCGAGGGCACCCGCTCGAATCTATGGGTGCAAATGCGAGAAGCCATCGCCACCGTCAAACCCACCTACGTGGTCTGGGAAAACGTCAGGGGAGCCTACAGTGCCAAAGCCACATCAGCTAGCGATTTGGAACCACGAGAGGGATCTCTGGGAAACGGGGGGGGCAGGATCTCTTCGGGCACTCGGACGTGTACTCGGAGACTTGGCCGACCTCGGGTATGA
- a CDS encoding glutaredoxin domain-containing protein has protein sequence MAAHKTYPHHLERTLTTITVYTKPDCPQCTMTKSWLDKNNVTYKTVDLSEDPQALAAVKGLGYMGAPVVIVSRGDTRDESHWYGFRVDLLKEFCVSEGAAA, from the coding sequence ATGGCCGCCCACAAGACCTACCCACACCATCTGGAGAGAACCTTGACCACCATCACCGTTTACACGAAGCCAGATTGCCCTCAGTGCACGATGACGAAGAGCTGGCTCGACAAGAACAACGTCACCTACAAGACCGTGGACTTGTCCGAGGATCCACAAGCCCTGGCCGCTGTCAAGGGCCTCGGCTACATGGGCGCCCCCGTCGTCATCGTGAGCCGGGGAGACACCCGCGACGAGTCCCACTGGTACGGATTCCGAGTCGATCTACTCAAGGAATTCTGCGTCTCGGAGGGGGCAGCGGCATGA